TATATTTAATATAAAAGTTGATATAATAAAAGCTTTAGAGCACTTAGATTATCAAGAACCTGATTTAATAGAACATAGAAATAGGTTAATAGATAATATCTTAGAAGATATATCTAATATAAACAGACAGAGATTTAATGCAAATATGAGAATTCATCTAATAGACAAATACTCCAATAAAGAAACTTTTAAAACTTTAAGTGAAAAGGACGTTTTAACTTTAAAAGAAGAAATATCTCCATTAATTATTTCTATAGATGAAGATGAATTAGCTAAGAGATTTGATTATTTAATGTATACTATAGAGTTTGCATATTTAGAAAAAAGACCAATGAATAGACCCAAAAGTAGGGTAGTAAGTACTGCAGAAAAGCTAGAAACTAAAGGTACTATATCCCAAATAAGGGATAATGAAGAAATAATAGATAAAATCCAAACAGAAGAGTTTTGGGAAGAAGCTAATCTTTTTGACTATGAATTAGTTAGAAAAGCTCTAAGAGATTTAATTAAATTAATTGATAAAGAAAATAGAAAAATATATTATACAGATTTTAAGGATGAAATAGTTGAAGTAAAAGAAGGGGAAGCTATTTATAATGTCAATGATTTAGGAAACTATAGAAAAAGAGTAGAACATTATTTAAAAGAATATGAAGATAATTTACCCATATATAAACTAAAAAATAATGAAGAATTAACTCAGAGTGATATTGAATATTTTGAGAAAATACTTTGGCAAGAAATAGGAAGTAAAGAAGAATATCAGCAAACCTATGGAGATCAACAACTATTAAAATTAGTTGCAAGTATAACAGGTATGGAAAGACAAGCAGCAGAAAAAGAGTTTTCTAAGTTTCTAAATGATGAAAACCTAAATTCAGACCAGATAGATTTTGTAAATAGTATAGTAGATTATATAGTTAAAAATGGCAGCATAGAAAGAGAAGTATTGCAAGAATATCCATTCAATAAAAAGGGTGGAGTAGTAAATTTATTTAAAGATAGGATAGATGTAGTTAAAGATATAGTATCTGTTATTGATAGAGTGAATGATAGGTTGAGTGTGTAATTTTCAAGTTCAGGTTAGTGTTAAGTTGGAATTATATAAAAAATGGAATATTTTAATATTATTTTCAAGGAGTGATATAATAACTAACATTATAAATGGAGATATTAAATTAGAAACTACAGATAAAATAGGATTAAAGGTTAGTTGCAATATTATATCAGGATTGTCGGAAAGGATACCAAATCATTTTGTAGCATTTAATAAACTTATTAAAAATGCATATGATGAAGAATCAGTAGATATAAGAATCTCGACAGACAAAAGAATCATTTTGGTTATAGATGATGGACAAGCTATATTAAATAAGATAGTCTCTTTTTTCGTTCTTTTATAGCGTTATACATTTATAATTATTAAAGTGTAATAGGCTTGTTAATTGTAAGAGTTGAAAATATTAAGTCAATAAAAATAGAAGGTTTATTTTTATATATTTTATGAATTAACTAAAAACATATTCAAACTTAGAAGACTTATTAGTGAATATTAAATATAGATATTCTAATTGCTAAAGATATAGACTATAGTTAGTCAAATAATGCTACTTGTTTTTTTAATTTTGAGTTTATTAGGTAAGAAAGTTATTAATTATAATTATATTGATATATTCAAATAACAATCTTTGAGTATTCTATAACTATAGTGTCTAAAGTTAATAACTAAAATATAAAGACTAAATTTATATGAATAAAGTGGGGATTTTATGAATTTAGAATTTTATTTAGAGGATCAAATTAATAAATTAATAGGATATAATGGAGATAAAACTTCAAGATATGAAGAACTTTACGGTTTTATAAATAATGAGAATTTAAAAACTTTATTTGCTAAAATTCATGAGAATTTAAATTCGTTATTTAAGTTTTTGTATGAAAAGTCTCGTTCTAATGGGCATTACAATGCTAATGAAAGTAGAGAATTAATAGCTATAATAAGTCAATTAAAAAATATGAAATATTACTTGAAAGGTACGAAGTTTTCTTTTTCTATAAATCAAGACTATGATAAGTTATTAATTGTATGTGATGAATTTTTATTAGAATCTGGAGGAAGTCCAATACCTAAAAAACTTCCCCAAATTAGAGTTATTGAATATGATCCTATTTTTCAGTTGAATCAAGTAATTGAAGTTCCCAATAAAAAGGATACATATAAATATGCTTTAAAATTCATCGGAGGGGGATCTTATGCCAAAGTCTTTAAGTATAAAGATGAGTTTTACAATAAGAATGTTGTTATAAAAAGAGCAAAAAGTGATTTAGATATAAAAGAATTAGAACGTTTTGAAAATGAATTTAAAGTAATGAAAGAATTGAAATCACCGTATGTTGTTGAAGTTTTTAGATATGATAAAGATAAAAATGAGTACTATATGGAATGTGGTGATATGACATTAGGGAAATATATAGAAAAAAATAATAGTAAACTAACAATAGGACAAAGAAAAGGAATGTTAAATCAAATTTTCAGGGGAATAGATTATGTTCATAGAAAAGAATTTTTACATAGGGATATTAGCTATTCAAATATCTTGCTCTTTTTTTATGACGATGCAATAGTTGTAAAATTATCGGATTTTGGTTTAGTAAAAATTCCAGATAGTGGATTAACTAGTTTAAATAGTGATTTTAAAGGAAGCCTTAATGATCCAAAATTGAAGCTGATTGGATTTAAAAATTATTCAATTGAACATGAAACATATGCTTTGACACAACTGGCTGTTTTTTTAATGACTGGAAAAAAGAATATATCTAATATAAATGACCCCAAAATTAAAGCTTTTATTAGTCGTGGATTAAGCTCGAATTTAAAAGAAAGGTATCAGAGTGTTAATGATTTAAAAAAAGCTTGTGATATAGCATTTCAAAATAATATTTAAGTAGATAGTTACATAGGCTATCATTCATAAAATATAATAAAAATATATTTTCTATTTTTATTGGATTAACTGCTTTAAGATATAATCTTATGGATTAAATCCATGTTGTCTAATAGCTTTTTGCTATCATTATTAAGCTTATATATTATAGATTTATTTTTTAAATATTTTTAATAACGTATGGATAAAGACTATGTATATAATTTTTTTGTAAAGATGTTATTGATCTTTTCAATAGATATAAAAATTTAGAAATTAAGGATATTAAGTATCAACTATATAAATATGGCAGACATGAATTCTAAATGAGATTAATAGAGAAGAAGTTATGAATGACATAATTAATTGAATTAGTTTACATGCTGATGGTTATTGGAGATGATTTAGATGCAAAAGAGATTTATAGATAAGAAAGAAGAATACAATAATTTATATAAATCTTTAGAAAAAAAGTATAATATAATTAGCAATATTAGATTTTTTCTAATGGCATTAATTATTTACTTTGGATATAGGATATACAATAATTTTGGAAAAATGTTTTTAGCATTGGAAATAATAGCCGTGATTTTATTTTTAATCTTAGTAGTATATCATCAAAAGATAAGAATAGAAAGAAAACGGGCTAAGATTTTAGAGGATATAAATGGGAGATATATATCTAGAATAGATGGAACTTGGACAGAGTTTCAAGATACAGGAAAAGAGTTTATAGATACGAGTCATGATTATTCAAATGATTTAGATATAGTAGGAAAAAATTCTATTTTTCAACTATTAAACATTACAAATACCCATACTGGAAGAAAAATATTTATCAATAATCTTTTAAAACCACATAAAGACAAGGAAAAGATCTATTTGAAACAAGAGGCTATTAAAGAATTAAGTGGAAAGTTAGATCTAGTACAGGAAATAGAGTATCTAACTTATAAAAACAAAAAAGACTTAAAAGATCCAGAGACCCTTATAAAATATGCAGAGTCGAAGGAAAATTTATTTAAAAGTAAATTTATAAAAAACTTAATTAGATTTATGCCTGTTTTAGTTTTAGGTATAAATATATCTGGGATTATCTCTGGAAGTCTTTTTATAATTAATATAGGTGTGGGTGTATTAATATTTCAGGTTTTAATATGGATATTGAGTATGTTTAGAAATAGTAAAATATTAGAAACTGTAAATTATTTAAAATATAATCTAGATACATATTTAGAAGTGTTAAAACTACTAGAAAAAGAGGATTTTTCTAGTAAAGAATTAATAAGGATTAAAGGAACTATGTTTCCTCAAGGACAGTCGTCTATAGAGGCTATAAAAGAATTAGATAAGATTACACAGATAATTAATATTCGTTCAGGTGGAATTTCTAACTTGATTTTAAATGCATTATTCCTTTGGGATTATCAGTGTATATTTCTGCTTGAAAAGTGGAAAGAAAAATATGGAGAGAGGGTTAAGGATTGGATTGAAGCCATAGGAGAAATAGAAAGCCTAATTAGTTTTTCAGTTTTAAACAATATAAACTCTCATATAGTATTACCTAAAATAGCAGATGGAAAATCTAAAATAATAGCTGAAGAACTAGGTCATCCATTAATAAATATGGAAGATAGGATAGACAATGATATTGAATTAGATAATGAGATATTTATTATAACTGGTTCCAATATGTCAGGAAAGACTACTTTTTTAAGGACGATAGGTATAAACCTTGTATTAGCTTATAATGGAGCAGGAGTTTGTGCCAAATCTATGGAGATTTCTCTATTAGATATAATTACCTCTATGAGGATTGTGGATGATTTAAAGGGTGGCATATCCACTTTTTATGCAGAAATACTTCGTATTAAAAGTATTATAGATAGGGCAGAGACCC
The sequence above is drawn from the Clostridiisalibacter paucivorans DSM 22131 genome and encodes:
- a CDS encoding MutS-related protein, whose translation is MQKRFIDKKEEYNNLYKSLEKKYNIISNIRFFLMALIIYFGYRIYNNFGKMFLALEIIAVILFLILVVYHQKIRIERKRAKILEDINGRYISRIDGTWTEFQDTGKEFIDTSHDYSNDLDIVGKNSIFQLLNITNTHTGRKIFINNLLKPHKDKEKIYLKQEAIKELSGKLDLVQEIEYLTYKNKKDLKDPETLIKYAESKENLFKSKFIKNLIRFMPVLVLGINISGIISGSLFIINIGVGVLIFQVLIWILSMFRNSKILETVNYLKYNLDTYLEVLKLLEKEDFSSKELIRIKGTMFPQGQSSIEAIKELDKITQIINIRSGGISNLILNALFLWDYQCIFLLEKWKEKYGERVKDWIEAIGEIESLISFSVLNNINSHIVLPKIADGKSKIIAEELGHPLINMEDRIDNDIELDNEIFIITGSNMSGKTTFLRTIGINLVLAYNGAGVCAKSMEISLLDIITSMRIVDDLKGGISTFYAEILRIKSIIDRAETQDNMIFLIDEIFTGTNSVDRILGAKNVIGNLNKDNIIGMITTHDLELCALDSRERIKNFYFEDKYDGKTIKFDYKIKSGKSTSTNAKNLMNLAGIKIIEDK
- a CDS encoding protein kinase domain-containing protein; translation: MNLEFYLEDQINKLIGYNGDKTSRYEELYGFINNENLKTLFAKIHENLNSLFKFLYEKSRSNGHYNANESRELIAIISQLKNMKYYLKGTKFSFSINQDYDKLLIVCDEFLLESGGSPIPKKLPQIRVIEYDPIFQLNQVIEVPNKKDTYKYALKFIGGGSYAKVFKYKDEFYNKNVVIKRAKSDLDIKELERFENEFKVMKELKSPYVVEVFRYDKDKNEYYMECGDMTLGKYIEKNNSKLTIGQRKGMLNQIFRGIDYVHRKEFLHRDISYSNILLFFYDDAIVVKLSDFGLVKIPDSGLTSLNSDFKGSLNDPKLKLIGFKNYSIEHETYALTQLAVFLMTGKKNISNINDPKIKAFISRGLSSNLKERYQSVNDLKKACDIAFQNNI